In Streptomyces nojiriensis, the sequence CTCGCCGACGAACCGGCGTCATCCGTGTACCAGGAGCAGTACGCCCACGGCGGCATGTCCAGCGGAATGGTCTCTCTCGACACATGGCGGGAGCGATTGATGCCTCTGCTCGCGGAGCGTGCCGCGACCCTGCTTTCACGCCGGCGACCTGCGTAGGTTCGCCCCGGACGCCCGGGCCGGGGCGGCCGACCGCCGTACGGGGGACGTGAACGGTGAAGCCCTGCGCCCCGCCGCCGGTCCAGCGTGAGGCAAGGGCTGTCGCGAAGGGCCGGCCCTTGCCTCCGCAGCCACCGTCCACGAACCGGCGCCGTGTCCCCGCCCGCGGCAGGAGTCGTGGTGTCAGTCGCCTCCGCCACCACCGCAGGAGGAGCCGTCACCGCAGGACGCACCATCCCCGCAGGAGAAGCCGATGCCGTCGTTGTTCCGTGATCGGGAGCGCCGTTGTCCCTGCGGTGATCTGCCGCCGAATGCACCGCCGCGCCAGGCCTGGAAGAGCCCCCAGGCGAGACCGATCCCCACGACTACCAGGTATTCCATCTCCGTTACCCCCGTCCCTTTCCATTCTCGCCTGTACAGGGGCTTCACCGTTCAGGACGGGGTACCCAGCCCGTGACCCAGGAGGGCTTGCCGGTCTATGACTTGTCGGGGCAGTCAGCCTCGGTCCAGGTCGCGACGAGGTCACGACAGACGACGGTGAGCGAGCCGCTCCAGAACGCGATCTCGTGGCTGCACCCGTTCCGGTGGGGCAGGACCTCGTCGAGGATCACGGTCCCCAGGTGTGCCCAGTTGTCGTTCTCCACGCCTCCGGCATCGAAGCCGGAGACGCCTGCATAGCGGATGACGAGGTCTTCGTCGTGCTTCCAGCAGTTGTGCCGGAACTGGATCTCCAGCTGCTGGTCATCGGCTCCGACCGTGCGGACGTACTGGACCGCCAGATCCTTCACACACCGCTTGCCGTAGAAGTCGTAATGCTCCGGGGCAGTCGCGAAGCCCCTGGCTCCGACCGGCAGATCGTCAGCCAGCGAGGGCAGACGCTCCAGGTACCGAGCAGGAGATATGACGCCTGCCAGGTCGCCCACCTGCGCATCCAGGTTGATGTACTTCATCGTCCTTCATCCCCGCTCGTGGCTCTGCCGGCCGACGAATCGTCGCACGATCCTGCGTACGGCCCGGGAGTTCCTGCACTCCCGCCGGACTCGGGCGGGGGTGAGCCTGTTCGGTTACGCCGGTCTTTCCCACGGCCGGCGGAGGTCCCGCGCAAGTGGCGGGGGATCCACGGCACCGGGACCGGCTCGTGCATCACCCGGTGCGGCCGAAGTCGGCCCGGGCGCGTCGTAGCCGGCGTCCGGAGGGACTTCCGGCCCTGTTTGCGGGTACGAGGCCTGACTGCGGCCGTCGGCGGTCGGGCCGGCCGACGGCGTCCGCGTCGGTCAGCTGGTGCGGAAACTGCCGGTGTACACGTCCGTACGGTTCTGTGGTGCGTCGGAGTGGGTCTCGGTGAGCACCGCCCGTACTCCCTTGCCGTCAGCCACCAGGCCCTGGTAGTCGCCGAGGAAGTAGCCCCCGGCGAACGGTGCCTGCAGCCAGTCGAAGACCCGCGAGATCTGTCGTTCGGTGCGCCGCTGAGGGTCTCCGTGCGGCAGGGTGGCCAGCTGGTAGGCGGTGGGCAGGGTGGTGGTGTCGCCCGGCTCGAGGAAGCGCAGGTCGTAGTAGGTGAGTGCGAGCGTGCCCCGCTCGTCGACCGCGACCGACGGGGAGAAGGCCGGCACGCCCTCCGGGCTGATCAGCTCCGGGGCTCCCCAGGTGCGTCCGCCGTCGGTGGAGCGCACCAGCTGGACGGAGTCGAACCTGCCGCCGGAGAAGTCCGAGCCCTCGTACGCCATGTAGAGCGTGCCCGTCTTCGGGTCGACGGCCGGGCTGGGCAGGGTGGACGCGGCGCGCAGCAGCTTGGTGGGGTCGTTCGGGTCGACCTCCGGTACGGAGGTGTCCTTGGCCACGGTGACCGGGGCGCTCCAGGTCTCTCCGGCGTCGGTCGAGGTGACGACCTCGTAGCGGGCTTCGACGACGGTGCTCAGGTCCTCGGAGTGGGTGATCCGGTCGAAGAAGTCGTACAGGGTGCCGGTGTGCCGGTCGACGACGATCAGATGGCCGATGGTCTGGGTGTTGGGCACGGTGCTGGTGTCGACGAAGGGCCGGGCCCCGCTCCACGTGCGGCCGCCGTCGCGGGTGACGGAGATGTAGCCGGGACCGTCGAGTGAGCTGGGGCCGGGCGGGTCGTTGTCGAGGCGGTTCCAGACCTGGTAGGCGGTGCCGTTGCGGATCGGGTCGGCGGTGAGCGAGGGCTTGTCGTTGAAGAACGGCTGCTCGTCGACGTGCGTGGTGGTGAGGTTCTGCCAAGTGCGGCCGCCGTCCCGGGACGTGGCGGCGAGGAGGGCGGTGCGCGTGCTCTTGGTGAAGTCGACGCCCTCGCCGCTCGCGTAGACGGTGCCGTCCGGTCCGGTGCTCACCCAGGGGTCGGTGGCCCGTTCGTAGTCCGCGCCGCCGGGGGCGCAGAGGCTGAACGGCAGCGTGCTCCGGTGGAAGGTGTGGCCGTCCGTGGTCCAGCTGGCCACCAGGCCCCGGGCGCCGCCGTCGTTCCAGCGGTCCTGCTGGAACACGGTGACCACGCGCCGGGGGTCACGCGGATCGACGGACAGGTACGGCTCGACCTCGGTGGCCGGGTAGACGATGCTGTCGGGGGACCTCGCTCCGATGGTGCACTTCGCGTACGGGTCACCGTGGGACACCTTGACCAGTGGTGGGCCGTCGGGGTTCCGGTCCGCTGCGGCGGGAGTCGCGCCGGTGACCGTGACGAGCAGGAGCGCGGCGGCGGTGACGGCGGTGAGGGGCAGGAAGACGCGCATGCGGGATCTCCTCCGGGCCTGTCGGCTGGGGCACGGGACCGCCGTCATCGGGGCGGCCCGGGGCGCGGAGGCGTACCGGAACGCGAGGGTGGGGCGACTCCACTTGGTCCATTTCGGCCTTGCGGCCGGTGCCCTTGATGGGCCGAACGACGGAGTTCATCCCCGAGGTCGTCGAGGAGCACGGCGGAGCCGACCGGCGGCTGCACCGTGCCGGTCGGCTCCTTGGTCGTGCCGGCCGTGGGCCGCGTACCGGTCGGCGATGCCGGCGGGGTCGGCCGCGCGCCGGACGGGTTGGCGGAGTGGGACGGCCTTCAACACACCTAGGCCGTCTCTTCCGGATCTTGCCGGGCCCGCGGCGTCCGGCAAGATCCGAAAGAGACGGTTGTGACCAAGGTCGCTAGTTGGCACTGGAGATTCGCCCTGACCTGCATCGATGCCACCCATCCCTCCCCGACTCTGACCGGAGGGACGCATTATTCTTGGCACTTTGGTACAGCAGCTCAGCAGAAGTCGAGCGCAGTACGCCGCCGTGGGCACGGTCGACGACTATGGGCGCGCGCCAACTGCCCACCCGAGCTGCAAGGTGCAGATCAAGACGCCCCCGGGCTGGTCAGCCGGGTGCCTGTCCCTAGACCCAGACCTCGTGCTCGTTGCGGTAATGAGGCCACGGCCTCCAGGTCCGCCGCGCGGCGAGCACGTGCTTCATCCCTGCGACCCACGAGCCTGGAGCAAGCAATTCGATCAGGTAACGATCGAGTGCGGAGCGCTGGATCTGCAGCGTCCAGCCCGGGGTCATCCGGATGCCGCCCGGCAGAAGAACGGACCGCAGGTACTCCGGTTGGTGGATCTCCATCACCACCTCACCCGGTTCGAGGTCCGTGTTCCCAGGTGGGCGGACCCATCGGGCGCCCAGGCCGGCGACCTGAAGCAGCTCGGCAAGTGCGGGCCCGGATGTCTCAACGCTCACCGTGGTGTAGTCGCCGATGATGCGAGCGCAGATGACAGGGTGCAGAGGATAGTTGGCCCAGGGGACCCGCTGCGGATCAACCGCGGTGGTGTCCAGGCTCGTCGCATGGACGTTGTTGGCGCGTCGGCCGATGCCCGCGCGGTCCAGCGCCTCCTCAAAGGAGTCCCGCATGCGTTCCATGGCCTGCTCGTGCGGCAGGGCCAGTTGGGTCAGACCGTACTGGTCGACGACCAGGAGCGCCCGGCTCCCAGGGATCTCGATGGCGTAAACGCCGTCTGCCGCGGCCCTTTCGGTGGCCGTGCGCAGGAGGTCCAGGTGGGTGCGCAGCGGCAGGGCCAGGTCACACAAGACATCCGAAGCCTTACCTCCGGGAAGGGCATCACCGTGAAGTACTGCAGCTCGTGCCTGGTTGATCCTCCGCAGTTGCTTCTTGTCGATGCTCCTCGGGTTGGTCTTGACCTCCTCAGTCTGGAGTGGCCCCATGTCATTGAAGACCGTGACATCCCCGATGCGTAGGCAGTTGGTCAAGTCATGCAGGAGGGCGAATGCACCATCCTCTTTCCATGCTTGTTCCACTCGCTCAAGCTCGGCTGGCAGGCCCTTCTTCCCATACATGAGCCCGGGCGAGTCGTTGCGGGAGAGCGCGAGGATGAACGGCCGGTAACAGCTGAACGCGCGCCAGGCCAGCGCGTCACCGATCGAGCGGAGTTGACGGACCAGACGCTTGCACACGTCATGCTCGAACTCCCAGGTACTGATCTCGGTGAGGTCGCGGCCCGACTGCGGCTCTGGAACCTGCGGTTGGGGTGCCTTGTGCACGCGCATCCTGGCGATCGCGCGCTTCAGACCGTCGCGGTCCTTCTCCACGTCCAACAGACGGGTCAGCAGTTCTCGTTGGAAGACCACACCGTCTTCCAACGTCTGGCACGCACGCAACTGCTCGATGAGCGACACCAGAACGGGCTGCATCGCAAGATGCCGAGGGTGCTGCAGCATCTCGTCCGGCTCGTAAGCATCAGCGTCGAACAGGCTCATTGTGCAAGTGTCACAGCCAATTGCGCTCAGGACCGCCGGAATTCACGACTGGATGCTCCTGGAGGGTGGGGTGGTGGGCCTATCCCGCCATTCACCTGGTACAGGCTGGCTTTTCGGCCCGCGTGTGACGCCGGTCCTGGAAGTTCTCTCCGCCGTAACCGCATCGTGATCAACTGGAAGAGGGGAGAGTTCTCCCCCTTCCGGCGCGGGGCTCGGTCTACGGGGACGGTTCAGGGCCGCACCTGATGGCCGAGGATCCTTTCGAGCCTGCCGGATCCGGCGAGGGCGTCCTGCGTGGTGAGACCGACACTGCGTCCTTGGCCATTCGGCGGCTACGGGGCATGCTGACCGCATGGACGCCGACGCTCAACCGCCCGCACACCCGCAACCTGCTGTGGTCGTCGCCCAAGGGGACATGGACCTCGACATCAGCGCCCCACTCGCAGAATCCCTTCTGGCCGCGGCCCACGCCCACCCCGTGGTCGTCCTGGACGTCAGCGGCGTCACATTCGCCGACTCCGCCTTCCTCAACCTTCTCCTCAGGCCCATTCCCTGACGGAGCTCCGTATCGCGGCACCCCCGCACCAGCTGCAACGCCTCCTGGAGATGACCGGCACCGACGCCGTCCTCCACGTCCACCCCACGGTCCAAGCCGCGACCAGCGCCACGCCCCTGCCGGACCGCGAGGCCGGCTGACGGGCGAGGACTCCACCGCACGCGCCTGCCTCCGCAGGACCTCACCCGTTCGGGCGCCGACGGGGCCCGTCCGCGCGCGCGGACGGGACGGAGGCTGGGCGCATGGCCGCCACTGATCGTCTACCCGCCGGACGCGATGGGCTGGCGCCGGGTCCGCTATGACGGCACCGCCATCGGGGTCGCCCACCGGCTATCCGACACCCGCCTTCCGCGCCGCGGCCGGCCTCGAGAACGCCGAGAACCTGGACCTCACCGACCCCGACTTCGTGGAGTGGAGAGACGCTGGCCCTGAGAAGTGGGAACCGTCTGTGTGAGGGACGGACTGGGGCCTTGCTAGACGCCGGACAGCCATCCGGCACCGAAATCCGAGAGGTCACGTGCGCGCTGCGCCCGCTCCTCGATCAGCCGGCGAAAGCCCGCCACGGCGTACCGCTCGCCGGTGGCCGAGCTGCGGCCGCGAATGCCGGCGACATCGGCCATGAACTGCTGGGGCTGGGGCTGCCAGCCGACGACCAGGACACGCAGGCCCAGGCTCTCCGCCCGCCGGTACAGGGCCAGGAGATGGAGCAGGCCGTCGGCGTCCATGGACATCGCGCCGTGCAGGTCGACCACGAGGTCCCGCTCACCGGAGGTGGCGGTCCAGCCCCCGCTGAAGCTCCGCGCCCGCGTCCCCGTCGAGTGCCCCGGTGACGCTGACCAGGACCGTGCCGTGGCACTGAACGTCCGTGGTGATCAATGCGCTCTCCTTCCGCCTGGGGCGAGAGGGCCCTCGGGGCTCCCCGTCCTGGCGCGGCGTTCCCCCGGACGGGTGCGAGGCTCGCTGACGCTTCCACACCAACCTGAACAGCGGCGGCCGTGACCGGCATCGCATCAACGTGGCCAAGTAGGAGCCAAAGTCATGGACCGCAAGGGGAAAGCCCTCCCCCATCAGCGCCGGACTCTGTCCACAGGGCCGCACGTCCAGCATCGGTACCGGAGGCCGCCGAGATCGGCGAAGACGCGGGCGAGACGCCTCCGTGGACGGCAGCCCCAGCATTCCAAGATTCTCGGCATCGGCCGCCTCCGAGCTGGTGTTATCAGGAGAGCGGACGGGAATATTCCCTGCAGGCCAGGGCCGTGCGGATGGTGCCCCGCCGCACAGTCCGGCCTATGTGCGCTCGCGGACAGGCAGAGACCACCCCTGAGCGCGCCTGATGGGCGAGGAGAAGGACCATGGCAGCGAGAATGACCGTCTACCACGTCTCACCGTCCGGTGACCGGGCGGCCGCCGCAGGCGTGAAGTGGCAGGTCGAGGGCAGAGAAGGCCGTCGGCTGTTGCACGAACCGCACCGCACCCAGAAGGACGCGATCGACGCAGCCCGCCGACACGCCAAGGAACACGAGCCCGCGCAGATCATGGTCCACGCCCGCGACGGTCACATCCGCACCGCGTACACCTACGGCGACGCTCCTGGGGCATCCCCCGACGAGCGTGGCCGCAAGGCAGGGGAACGCGGAGGCCTCTACTGAAGCCGGGTCCATAAGGATCGCCACGCCGGGATCGAAGGCCGGCTCGGCCGTGCGCACGAACCACCCCAGGAAGCGCTGGAGCAGCGCGGGCCGGGCGGCGGGTAGCTGCCGCAGAGGCCTCGAGTCGAGACCAACCCCGACGACCGGAGCACAGACCGTGCCCCCGACGCGTCACGGCCGCAGACCACTGCCGCTGCGCCGGCGTCCTGCGCCGACTCCACCGTCGTCCGCCGCACGTCGACCCCGTACGCGTCGAGCCGCTCTGCCATGGCCGCCTCGAACCGGTCGGACCTCAGCATCTTGTACCTCAGACGTCCCAGCGGTCGATCGATCACCGCGCCGTCCGCGGCATAAACGCGCAGCTGGTTCCAACTCGCCGCCAGCAGCCCGTCGTACGGCCCGACGTCCGCCTCCCAGTAGCACCAGGTCCGGGCGGGCCAACGCAGCGGCCCGGGCGGGGCCTCGACCACGACCACGCGCGGTGCCGGCCTTCTCCCGTTCCCGGGGAGCGGCTTGGCGAGCTCGACCGCCAGGGACAGCCCGGCAGCCCCCGCACCTACCACGGCCACATCAGCGTCCCAGCCCAACCCCGGCCTCCCGCCACGCGCCGGCGTCTCGCTTGCGCTCCGGACAGCCCGACGGACGTAGTAAGGCGCCCCGGCTCCGAGCGACGCGGCGGCCACCCATGCAAGATGACGGATGTCGGTCTAGCCACCGGCTGGTTTAGTGAGCGTTTCATGCTCATTTTCCGGGTCCGCGACCCGGACGCGATGCTCGCGCCATTGCGCCGAGGAGCCGACGTGGTCGACGCAGCGCATGACAGGGAGGGTGTCGGTCGCTTCGGCTGGGTCACCGACCCTGAGGGTATCGGGTCGAACTGCGGGAGCCCGCCCGACCATGGCTCCACGCGATTCAGGCGGGCTCGCGCCGATCGTCACGCCATCAGGCGTACCGGACCTCGTGCTGCTCCACGATCCGGGCCAAGCGGGCCAGCATCCCTCTGTGCCGGAGCTGGAGCAGGGCCTCGACGGCGGGGTTGTGAAGAGCTCCGCCCAAGCCGCGCAGGGGGTGCTCGTCGCACACGACCAGCGTCTCCTCGCCCCACGGCCGGAGCTGCAGGAAGATCCTCGCCGTACCCAAAGCCTTGAACGACGCCTCCAGTTCAAGCTCACTGCCTGGCTCCTGGTGTCGGACTGTGGTCACCCCTTCGGTCGACCAAGGGCCCAGTCGCACGGTGTAGAGGAGCCGGGAGCCGACCGCGGGCCAGGCCTGATCAAGTGGCGTCGACTCAGAGGGCCCCACCACCCACTCTCCGTAGCGGTTCGGATCGGCGAGTACCGTCCAGACGGCCGACGGCGAGCGGTGAATCAGCTGATTTCGAACGGCCATGAGGAGCCCTTCTCCGTGGAACGGACGCCCACCGTCATCCGGCGGCTCGCCTTCGGCAGGCCGGCCTGTACCGGGTCGAGGCCGCGTATCGGCACGGTCACCAAGGCACACATACGGAAGCCCTTCGCCGAACGGCCTGGAGCGGGCCGCTTCCGACTCACTCCCACTGCCTCGCGTCTACCCGTCCGAGCGGCCGACAGTCGGCCCGCGAGCACCTCCTCCGCGCTTGCCAGCGCTGGCATGACGCGACCGGCAACCCGCAGCTGTCCTACGATGCCGTTGAGGGCCTCGGGACGAGCAGGACCGGAGGGCACATGCCTGAGCAGGGCCGGGAAACGGAGGCTGACGCGGGCAGCGCCGCCCAGCAGGGGGCATCGCAGTGGGCCGGACTGACGGCTGCCTCCGATGCCGGGATGGACCGGTTCGCCCGGCTGGTTTCCCGACTGCTCCACGCGCCGGTGGCCTTCGTTTCGCTGGTCGAGCAGAACAGGCAGATCCTGCCCGGACTGATCGGTCTACTGGAGCCCTGGGCGGAGCCGCGCGCTGCCGCTGTCTCATTCGCTCTGCCGGTACGTGGTGGCCTCCGGGCAGCCGCTGGTGGTGCCGGACGCCCGCGCCGACGAGCGGCTCCGCACCCATCCGGCCGTCACGGACCTCGGGGTCATCGCGTACGCGGGAATGCCTCTGACCGACACCGACGGGCTCGTCGTGGGCTCTCTGTGTGCGATCGACCACTAAGCGCGGGCCTGGGAGCCAGGCGAGCTGTCCGACCTGGAGGATCTGGCCGCGGCATGCTCCGCCGAGCTGCGTCTGCGCGTCCTGTCGGCGAAGAGCCGGTCCGCGCAGCAGGTGCTGGAGACCGCGCGGGCCGCCGCCGAGCATGCCAGAAGCGATGCGCAGCGTCTGGAACAACAAGCCCAGGCTGGATTGGACCACGCCGAGCTGCTGCTGAGGGCCTCGGAGGAGCTCGCCCAGACGTCGGGGTTGGAGGACGTTCGGCGACGAGTGCGGGACCTGTTCGTCGGCGTCGGGAAGCCCTCGTACGTTGGTCTGCTGGTCGCTGACAAGGACGAACTGCACCGGGTTGCCGACCCGGATATCGAGAACTCGGTGGAACGGGAGGTTCTCACGCTGCCCGTGGACGCGGCGTTCCCGAGCACCCGGGCCATGAGGGAGCGGAGGGCGGTCTTCGTTCCCGACCGTGATGCGCTCGTCGCCGGCTACGGCCCCGAGGCGGTTCGCTTCTTCGACCGCATGGGTTTCACCACGGTGCTGTGCCTGCCGCTCTGGGGCAGTCGCGCCCTGCTGGGCGTCCTGGCGATCTGCTGGGACAAGCGGCACGAGGTGGGCGTCACGGAGCGCGCCACCCTCACCGCCGCGTCCGGCTACATCGCTCAGGCGGTGGAACGCGCCCTGTACCTGGACGAGCGGATCTCCGTCGCCCGGGAGCTCCAGGC encodes:
- a CDS encoding STAS domain-containing protein, giving the protein MDADAQPPAHPQPAVVVAQGDMDLDISAPLAESLLAAAHAHPVVVLDVSGVTFADSAFLNLLLRPIP
- a CDS encoding sialidase family protein, which encodes MRVFLPLTAVTAAALLLVTVTGATPAAADRNPDGPPLVKVSHGDPYAKCTIGARSPDSIVYPATEVEPYLSVDPRDPRRVVTVFQQDRWNDGGARGLVASWTTDGHTFHRSTLPFSLCAPGGADYERATDPWVSTGPDGTVYASGEGVDFTKSTRTALLAATSRDGGRTWQNLTTTHVDEQPFFNDKPSLTADPIRNGTAYQVWNRLDNDPPGPSSLDGPGYISVTRDGGRTWSGARPFVDTSTVPNTQTIGHLIVVDRHTGTLYDFFDRITHSEDLSTVVEARYEVVTSTDAGETWSAPVTVAKDTSVPEVDPNDPTKLLRAASTLPSPAVDPKTGTLYMAYEGSDFSGGRFDSVQLVRSTDGGRTWGAPELISPEGVPAFSPSVAVDERGTLALTYYDLRFLEPGDTTTLPTAYQLATLPHGDPQRRTERQISRVFDWLQAPFAGGYFLGDYQGLVADGKGVRAVLTETHSDAPQNRTDVYTGSFRTS
- a CDS encoding DUF2188 domain-containing protein, producing MAARMTVYHVSPSGDRAAAAGVKWQVEGREGRRLLHEPHRTQKDAIDAARRHAKEHEPAQIMVHARDGHIRTAYTYGDAPGASPDERGRKAGERGGLY
- a CDS encoding SRPBCC family protein, encoding MAVRNQLIHRSPSAVWTVLADPNRYGEWVVGPSESTPLDQAWPAVGSRLLYTVRLGPWSTEGVTTVRHQEPGSELELEASFKALGTARIFLQLRPWGEETLVVCDEHPLRGLGGALHNPAVEALLQLRHRGMLARLARIVEQHEVRYA
- a CDS encoding GAF domain-containing protein — encoded protein: MASGQPLVVPDARADERLRTHPAVTDLGVIAYAGMPLTDTDGLVVGSLCAIDH